Within the Tolypothrix sp. NIES-4075 genome, the region TACTAGGAAGATTGGGAATAACTTTATTACTAGCGACCTGCTCTTCTCTTTCAAAATCAAAAAAGTAAATACGACTCCACTCCCCATCAGCAGTGATAATTTTACCACGTCGCCATCCTTGCCATTGCGCTGTTGCTGTTTTTTCGAGCAGATCACTCACTTGAAAATTACTTAAAAGAGTAGATAAAGATTGGACATTCTTGACTTCTTAGTAATCTTTGAGGATTTGCAGCAAAAAACAAGAAGCCTGCATTTGTAAATGCGTACTGATTTCCATCTTTAATTAATGCACCAGCATTGTACAATAGTTGCTCATCGCTGTACTCGTATTCAGCATCTAATAAATAAACTTTGCGAAACTCTTGTAAAACTCCTATATCTAAGTCATTAGGGTCGTAAGAGCAGCAAAATTCATGCTCAAAATCAAGAATTCTCTTATCTCGTTTTAGTTGGTAAAGTTGTTCGTAGTTTAATAGAATATTTTGAAACCCTTGGCGTTTCCAGGCTTGAGGAGAATTGCCTATTGTTTGACAAATTCCAGATTTTGTATAGGGAACATATATTAAAGCAATTATGTTGGGGCTATGGGTATCATCTTGACAGTCAACTAATCGGACTTGAGCCGATTGATTAGAAAGAATAACATTGATATTGAGCAGGTTATTTAACTTTTTTTCTGTCAGGTGCTTGATGCCTTTTACTTCACCTTTATTTGAAATTCCTATTACTAAAAGACCACCTAACAAATTTGTATTTGCAAATGCAGATATACATTCTGTAATTTGTTCGGTCACTTTTTGGATTTGGCTATTGCCAACATTGCCACACTGGTCTGGACGACCTGCTTCTTTACGGTCGAAGTGCTGACCTTCAAAATCGGAGTCTGAGCTAGCTGTTACAAATTCCCAGTAGTTCTCTGGACAATCGAAAACTTCTTTGGGTTTGGGCATGACACTGGAAATTACTGACTTTGCTGTAACTAATATATCGTGTAGTAACGCTTATGCAAGAATTTATGCGATGATGCCTTGAATCTGCTTTCTGGCGATCGCGTAAACCCTGTATCATCTACTGAATTCCACTCCAGCACACCGTTACTGAGAGCCATATTTTCTCAATTAAGAAGTAACTGATTACACTAAATTATCAAATTCCAGGTACTCGACGTAGTATATTCTTTGCCACCAAAGTTTCAAACTGCGATCGCATTCCTTTAGCAGCTACAGGGTCATCAGCATTGTTACAGAACCACAGTCAGGCATTTCGCCCTGCCCTTCCGCCAATACCCAAAATCTAGCCAGTGAGCAGCTTTCGCTGTGCCCAAGGCAACGCACAGTCTCTGTTCCCGTTGATTTTACGGGAGGTTGATCGGGTTCCATCATCGCTTCGATTTCATACGTCCACTCACCGACGAGTTTCTGAAGCCACTGATGTTCTTTCTTTTTGCGGTTGAGCAGGCATGGGTGAGGTTTGTTCAGCTTGGTTGGGTTCCATTGGGTTATCTCCTTTTGTGAATTATTGTGAGGTCTGATTGAGACTTGCAAGTGCAGCTGCGATTCGCCCAGATGCCTTTGGTCGTTTGTACATTCGTTCCATGTAGTCCACCAGCGTGGGGAAAGTGGCGAGTAGCTGAACTTCGTTCGCCCAATCCAGTGTGTAAGCAAGCACAAAATCAGCCACTGTGACGTGTTCACCCACTACAAACTGCCGATCCAACAGATGGTTCTCTAAAACGACAGCCATACTGGTGAAGTCTTGCCGAGCGAGAGGTATTTCAGCAGGCAATCTCAACTCTTCTGGGTATATAAACGTGTGGCGAGCGATACGCCATAGCGGCTGTTCCAATTCGGTGGCAGTAAAGAGGAGCCAACGATAAAGCTGTGCTCGCAGAAGCAAGTCTGTAGGTACCAGGTTAGATTCTGGGTACTTCTCACCGAGGTACAAAGCAATGGCTACGGATTCAGTGATGATATGTTCGCCATCGATGAGTACAGGGAGCTTGCCAGTGGGATTGATGGTGAGAAAATCGGGTGTACGGTGTTCACCTGCCTGCATGTTGATGGAGATTGCTTCAAATTCCACCCCAAGTTCCTGGAGAACCCAGCGAACCCGAATTGATCGTGTGGGAGCAAATTCATAGAGTTTCATGAATCAACCTCAGTGATGTGCAAATATCTTTCATCTTCTTGTGTAAACTACCTACACCGATTTGTCCTTCCCAAATGCGGAGTAGGCTTTGTCCCGGAAAGTCCCACCAGTCGGAAACAAGCTAAGTTGTCCCTCCAACAAGCAAGCAATCCCTGGAACTTCAGGGTTGTTTACCGAAACCCCCAAAGCTGCAATGTTTAGCGCGGCGTTAATATCAGCATCATGCTCAAAACCACAATGCCCACATTTGAAAGACTTTTTAGAACGATAGGACTTACCTTTAACGGGGTGTACGTGGTGACACCGCGAACAAGTCTGACTGGTGTAAGCAGGTGTAACAAAAACAACCGGAACACCAGCAATATTTGCTTTGTAATCAACAAATATCCGCAATTGGTAAAAAGCCCAATTATTAGTTCTACGGCGTTCAGTCTTGCTTCTAGGTTGCTGGTTGAGCGATTGCCTGATATTGGTCAAGTCTTCAAAAGCCAAAGCACAATTCCTTGCGAGCGCATTTTGAACAAGTTGCTTCGAGATATTGTGATTCAACCACTTTTGGAACCTTTGTTCTCTGCCGGAGAGCCTTCGCAGCAATTTCCTGGAACTGCGCGTGCGTTTGCCTTGAACATTAGCTCTGACCTTACTGTACCGGTCACGAGTGTTTTGAATCTGTTTGCCACTCCAAGAGTCTCCGTTGGAAGTGGTCGCTATGTCGCGCCGTCCCAAGTCTACCCCAATTACTTTAGGCGTTTTGCCTGTGGGGTTGGTGGGCAAATCAACACAGATATTGATGTAGTAGTCCCCGTGCTTGGTTTTATTCAGTGTTGCCGCTGTCGGGGCTTGTCCTTTCAGCAGTGCCAACTGGTAATTACCAATCAACAACTTGAACTTAACTCGACCACACATCAAGGTAACGCCCACAGTTTGCAGTTCTTCCAAGTACTGAAAAGTCCGAATATCCAAGCTCAAAGATGTTGGTCTAAATTTGTGGACTTGTTTAACTGCCTTGGCGTTACTAATCACACGGCGAATCGCTTGGCAGACATGGTTTGCCTTAATGCCTGTAGATGCGCGTACTGGCTTATAAACCAAGTGGTGAAGCTTGGTAGTATTCCAGCATTTTTCACGCTTTGCAACCTCCAATATCTGATTGCAAGCATCAGCAAATCCCTGCAAGGTGCGGTCTATTTCAGAGCATAACTCTACAGGAACTTGAAGCTTGCATTTTACCGATATTGTTTGCATTGCATTCGCATCAGAACTCATCCAACTATATCAAAAAACACAATACACAAACTAATGTCCAACAAAATATTAGTTAATTGTGAAACGTCCCCAATCTGAGTACAGATTTGGTGGGGGTCTCCTAGAGGTTTAGATGAATGGGTGTGCTCATGTTTCGATGAGTTCGCTTTCTTTGTCTTCCACTGGTTGTTCTGTTGTGATTCACACTCCTGCTCCTTCCCTTTCAGCCTCAACTGGATGGGTTGCTTCGGGTTCCATGTAAATCAGTTCCCAAATGTGACCATCTAAATCCTGAAATCCATGCGCGTACATAAATCCGTGGTCTTGAGGTTCGTTGTAGGTTGTGCCATCAGCAGCAACGGCTTCACGAACCAGCCGATCCACTTTTTCTCGGCTCTCAACTGATAAGCACGTCAACACTTCAGTACTTTTTGTGGCATCGCAAATCGGGTTCGGCGTGAATGTTTTGAATTTCTCATGCGTCAAAAGCATCACAAAGATGGTTTCGGACACAATCATGCAGGTGGCTGTTTCATCGGTAAATTGGGCGTTGAACTGAAAGCCAAGTTTTGTGAAAAACTCAATCGATTGCTGGAGATCTTTGACGGGTAGGTTGACAAAAATTTGAGTACTCATGGTTTCTCCTGGTGTAGTTAGTTGTTGGTCAGTGACTATTTACAATTGGACTTTGGACAAAGAACGAATGGCACGCAAGTTTAGGGCAAAGCCATGATATAGCTGTATGAGAGGGTGTGGGGAATTAAGAAGATGTTGAACTCCTTGAGGCAAGTAAAATTTAATTGTCTTAAAACGAACCTGCAACCCTACCCCCTACACCCTGCCCTGACGAGGTTTCAGCTTTTCAAGCGTGCCATTCGGACAAAGGACGAATGACAGATGTTGGTATAGGCTCAGATGGTTTGTTCGCAGTTGATCATCCACGGTGTCCCAAACTGATCGGTCAACATGCCTTCACCGCGATGACCAGAAAGTTTGCGCGATCGCCATCTTCACCTTGCCGTTTTCTGCTAGAGCGTGAAAAAGCCGTTCTGCCTCAGCGATTTGGGGAACGCTAATTTGTACGTAGAAACCTTGCGGGGTTTCAAAGTATCCTGGTGGGCAGTCAGATCCCATCAGGAGGCGATCGTCTAGTTCAAGGCAAGCGTGCATGATTTTGTCCTGCCATTCCGGTGAGACATTTTCGACAGAAGGTGCTTCTTTGTGTGTCATCATCATAGTCATCTTGCCACCCAGACATTGTTCATAGAACTTGAACGCTGCCTCACAGTTGCCGTTGAACATCAGGTAAGAATTGAGTTGCATTGATTTCTCCTTTTGTAATCGATTCTGCGTTTTGATCAGCGGATCGTTCGCACATGAACATCATTTGCGCGGTTGCTGATGACGTTACTCTTGCTGCTGCGTTTCAAGTTGAGCGCGAATGCGGTCTTCCTGCTCCCTTAATGCGGGTGTCAGGACTTCACCAAAATCCTCTGCCTCGAATACGGGACGAATCTCAATCTCGGAGTCTCCTGGCATAGGGTTAGGGCAGCGCTTTACCCAAGCAACTGCCTCGGACATTGAGTTCACCTGCCACAGCCAGTACCCTGCCACTAGCTCCTGCGCTGGAGTGAAAGGTCCCTGGGTGACGGTGCGATCGCTTCCTGAAAAGTGAACTCGCACCCCTTTTGAGCTAGGATGAAACCCCTCAGCGGCGAGCAAGATACCTGCCCTGGCTAATTCTTCGTTGTACTGCCCCATTTCAGTTAAAAGCTGTTCGCTCGGCATGACCCCAGTTTCGGAGTCTTGGGTTGCTTTGACAAAGACCATGACTTTCATAGTGAAATCTCCTGTTGAATGGTTTTGAGTTAGATTGCGAGGGGTTGGGTGTGCTGATTAGCGCAAAGCGCAACTCCGAAGGAACCGCTAATCAGCAGCGACACGTTTGAGTTCATCAATCTCGATCTTCTTCATTTGCAGCATGGTAGTGGTCACTTTTTGAGAGGTTGCCACATCGGGGTGGTTGAGTAACTCAATCAGAATGCGAGGAATAATTTGCCAGGAGACACCGTATTTGTCTTTGAGCCAGCCGCATTGCTGTGCGGTTTCATCCCCACCGGCAGACAATTTTTGCCAGTAATCGTCCACGTCCGCCTGGGTATCGCAAAAGATTTGGAAGGAAATCGCCTCGTTAAATTTGAAGGCCGGCCCACCGTTGAGTGCTGTGAACGGCTGACCATCAAGTTCAAAGCTGACAGTCATGACAGATCCGGCTGGTTTTCCTTTCATTTCCTGTCCAGCGTCTCCATATCGACTGACGTGGACAATTTTGGAATTGCGAAAAATCGACGTATAAAACTGAGCGGCGGCTTCGGCTTGATCATCAAACCATAAACAGGGAGTGATTTTGGAATTGTTTTGCATGAGGGTTCTCCTTGAGTTCAAGCAGTTAAGGACGGTCAGGGCTGTGCTGGTAGTCCCGCAACTTCGATGACAGGACGGATTTCGACGGTGCCGACTTTTGCACCTGGGATGCGGGTGGCGATCGCAATGGCTTCATCCAAATCCTGAGCATTAACGAGGAAGAATCCACCCAATTGTTCGCGGGTTTCGGCAAATGGTCCATCGGTCACGAGTGATTTGCCATCACGGACTTGGACACTGGTTGCGGTTGCAACAGGATGGAGTGGAGCCGTCGCCAGAAATTGTCCTTGAGTATGCAAGTCCTGGGCGAGTTGGGCAGATTCCCCATAGCAATGCTCCCGCTCGGTGTCGCTCATGGCGTTTTCGTCCATATAAATCAGCAGCAAATATTTCATTGGGTTGCCTCCTTTGTGATTAAGTCGAACGGGAATTGTCCAAATCGACACCTGAGTGCAAAAATTTTGTCTAGTACAATTGAACTTTATCTCCCTTTATTAGTCAGTCGAACGGCAATTGCTCAAATCGACACCTTGCCCAAAATTCTTTATGTCTTTTTGTGAAAAGTATGGCTTCAATCCCAAAAACAGATGTGGCTCAAGCAATTGCTGCCCTTTATCGAACTGAATGGGGGCGCATTGTCGCTATTCTGATTCGCCTGGTCGGAGATTTTGATGTAGCTGAAGAAGCTGCACAGGCAGCATTTACAGCGGCAGTGAATCAGTGGGAAAGCGACGGTATTCCCGATCGTCCCCGTGCCTGGATTATCCGAACTGCCCGGTACAAGGCGATCGATCGCCTCCGACGACGCACGAAACTGACAGAAAAACTGGAGTGGTATGCGGCATCTGGCTTAATTCCATCCACTGAAGAACCAACCTATGACAGTGATGAAATTGGAGACGATCGCCTGCGATTAATCTTTACCTGCTGTCACCCGGCACTGGCAACGGAAACTCAAGTAGCGTTGACCCTCCGAATGTTGGGTGGACTGGAAACCGACGAAATTGCCCGCGCCTTTCTTATACCGACTGCAACAATGGCACAGCGGTTAGTTCGTGCTAAACGCAAAATTCGAGACGCAGGCATTCCTTACAAAGTACCTGAGACGACTGATCTCGCTCCCCGGATAGAGGCAGTCCTGACAGTCATCTATCTCATCTTCAATGAAGGCTATGCCGCAACTAAAGGAGATGCGATCGTGCGGGCTGACCTCTGCATCAAAGCGATTCGCTTGGGGCAACTGGTGCGGCAATTGCTGGCACCCAAACCCCCATCTGAAGTCACAGCACTGGTGGCGCTGATGTTATTGCACGATTCGCGGCGCAATGCGCGTCTAGATGAGGCAGGCGATTTGATTTTGCTAGAAGATCAGGATCGCAGTCGTTGGAACCATCTACAGATTGCTGAGGCGTTACCTTTGGTAGAGGAAGCGTTGCTCTTTGGAACCGGAGTGTATGCCCTGCAAGCGGCGATCGCAGCCCTCCATTGTCAGGCAACCCGCGCCGAAGAAACAGACTGGGCGCAGATCGTGCGGCTCTATGAGGTGTTGGAACGCTTGCAGCCCTCACCCATTGTGACCTTGAACCGAGCAGTGGCGATCGCAATGGCAGACAGTCCTCAAGCCGCATTTGGACTGATTGATAGCCTTGCTCCAGAACTGGACAGCTATCATCTCTTTCATGCCACCCGTGCAGATTTATTCCGGCGTGTTGGAGCATTAGAGGAAGCGACCCAGAGCTATACACGGGCACTAGAGTTAGTGACAAATGACAGTGAGCGTCGTTTTCTGGAACGTCGGTTGCGCGAAGTTCAACCTAACATTCAGTCCGGCTAAGGGTTACAACAGTTTAAAGCGCCAGGCATCCATGATGCCGTTGAAAAGAAATGAAAAATCTTCTAACAGGGTGAACTTGTAACTTAACAAAAGGCAAAAGAAGACAAGTCGGCTTAGTACTTTAGTACTGTTATAATCCAATCGTTTCATCAATTCGCTCGCAACGCCCAGGAGCAAAACTTTTAATTATTTGGGATGGCGCAAGCTATGGGAGCATGTCACCTTTTTGGTTTAGATGAGATAGTCAGCAATCCATTAAGATATGCACAACGGTGAGCCAAAACTTGAGGAACATTTTCCTTATTCCACGCTCGCACCGGAGATTTTGGTGCGTCGGTCAATTTGTTTAACAGCAGATTCAACAAAACCGGAGCCAATCGAACAAATCTGCTCTGCCTGATAGTACTGGTAGTTGACGATGCGGTGACGATGCTTGTTAAGGTAATTGATAAAATTTTGAGCGGGTTTGGTAGTGAGATCGCTAAACAATGCGATCGCAGGATCGACAAGTCCATGCCACAGTTGCGTTCGGG harbors:
- a CDS encoding AlbA family DNA-binding domain-containing protein, with amino-acid sequence MPKPKEVFDCPENYWEFVTASSDSDFEGQHFDRKEAGRPDQCGNVGNSQIQKVTEQITECISAFANTNLLGGLLVIGISNKGEVKGIKHLTEKKLNNLLNINVILSNQSAQVRLVDCQDDTHSPNIIALIYVPYTKSGICQTIGNSPQAWKRQGFQNILLNYEQLYQLKRDKRILDFEHEFCCSYDPNDLDIGVLQEFRKVYLLDAEYEYSDEQLLYNAGALIKDGNQYAFTNAGFLFFAANPQRLLRSQECPIFIYSFK
- a CDS encoding DUF1579 family protein, yielding MMEPDQPPVKSTGTETVRCLGHSESCSLARFWVLAEGQGEMPDCGSVTMLMTL
- a CDS encoding glutathione S-transferase family protein, which gives rise to MKLYEFAPTRSIRVRWVLQELGVEFEAISINMQAGEHRTPDFLTINPTGKLPVLIDGEHIITESVAIALYLGEKYPESNLVPTDLLLRAQLYRWLLFTATELEQPLWRIARHTFIYPEELRLPAEIPLARQDFTSMAVVLENHLLDRQFVVGEHVTVADFVLAYTLDWANEVQLLATFPTLVDYMERMYKRPKASGRIAAALASLNQTSQ
- a CDS encoding RNA-guided endonuclease InsQ/TnpB family protein; this encodes MQTISVKCKLQVPVELCSEIDRTLQGFADACNQILEVAKREKCWNTTKLHHLVYKPVRASTGIKANHVCQAIRRVISNAKAVKQVHKFRPTSLSLDIRTFQYLEELQTVGVTLMCGRVKFKLLIGNYQLALLKGQAPTAATLNKTKHGDYYINICVDLPTNPTGKTPKVIGVDLGRRDIATTSNGDSWSGKQIQNTRDRYSKVRANVQGKRTRSSRKLLRRLSGREQRFQKWLNHNISKQLVQNALARNCALAFEDLTNIRQSLNQQPRSKTERRRTNNWAFYQLRIFVDYKANIAGVPVVFVTPAYTSQTCSRCHHVHPVKGKSYRSKKSFKCGHCGFEHDADINAALNIAALGVSVNNPEVPGIACLLEGQLSLFPTGGTFRDKAYSAFGKDKSV
- a CDS encoding VOC family protein is translated as MSTQIFVNLPVKDLQQSIEFFTKLGFQFNAQFTDETATCMIVSETIFVMLLTHEKFKTFTPNPICDATKSTEVLTCLSVESREKVDRLVREAVAADGTTYNEPQDHGFMYAHGFQDLDGHIWELIYMEPEATHPVEAEREGAGV
- a CDS encoding VOC family protein yields the protein MQLNSYLMFNGNCEAAFKFYEQCLGGKMTMMMTHKEAPSVENVSPEWQDKIMHACLELDDRLLMGSDCPPGYFETPQGFYVQISVPQIAEAERLFHALAENGKVKMAIAQTFWSSR
- a CDS encoding YciI family protein — translated: MKVMVFVKATQDSETGVMPSEQLLTEMGQYNEELARAGILLAAEGFHPSSKGVRVHFSGSDRTVTQGPFTPAQELVAGYWLWQVNSMSEAVAWVKRCPNPMPGDSEIEIRPVFEAEDFGEVLTPALREQEDRIRAQLETQQQE
- a CDS encoding VOC family protein encodes the protein MQNNSKITPCLWFDDQAEAAAQFYTSIFRNSKIVHVSRYGDAGQEMKGKPAGSVMTVSFELDGQPFTALNGGPAFKFNEAISFQIFCDTQADVDDYWQKLSAGGDETAQQCGWLKDKYGVSWQIIPRILIELLNHPDVATSQKVTTTMLQMKKIEIDELKRVAAD
- a CDS encoding YciI family protein, coding for MKYLLLIYMDENAMSDTEREHCYGESAQLAQDLHTQGQFLATAPLHPVATATSVQVRDGKSLVTDGPFAETREQLGGFFLVNAQDLDEAIAIATRIPGAKVGTVEIRPVIEVAGLPAQP
- a CDS encoding RNA polymerase sigma factor produces the protein MASIPKTDVAQAIAALYRTEWGRIVAILIRLVGDFDVAEEAAQAAFTAAVNQWESDGIPDRPRAWIIRTARYKAIDRLRRRTKLTEKLEWYAASGLIPSTEEPTYDSDEIGDDRLRLIFTCCHPALATETQVALTLRMLGGLETDEIARAFLIPTATMAQRLVRAKRKIRDAGIPYKVPETTDLAPRIEAVLTVIYLIFNEGYAATKGDAIVRADLCIKAIRLGQLVRQLLAPKPPSEVTALVALMLLHDSRRNARLDEAGDLILLEDQDRSRWNHLQIAEALPLVEEALLFGTGVYALQAAIAALHCQATRAEETDWAQIVRLYEVLERLQPSPIVTLNRAVAIAMADSPQAAFGLIDSLAPELDSYHLFHATRADLFRRVGALEEATQSYTRALELVTNDSERRFLERRLREVQPNIQSG